The genome window TATAACAAGTTATTTTTGACTGATATTATAAAAATTTGCCTACATTTAACACTATATCTATCAAACTTAAATCCTCTATGTATTTGGACTGACAGTATAAAGATTCAAATgagttatttttttttgtttgtttgtttgagAGCAGATGATGCAGTTCCGGCAACAGATGAGGCTTCAATACTGATTCATTCAATTGTTCATGACTAGGGGAGATATAGTGTTTCCTATGTACTAAAAATTAGGCAACAAAAGACGGTGCTGAAGATCATTTAGTCAAATGTTCAGTTCCATTCGTGTGGAGAAGAATGTGGTGTATATACGTTTTTActttttgtgtaagttttgatctGCAATCTCATTGATATTTGTGGTTGTTAGTGCTGAGAAGAGATCAGAAATGAGTCAATGACTGCtcctttgtctttttattttgttCTCTATATATATACTAGTAAGGATAGCACGGGCCCAATAATAATATGCTCGGGAGTAGAGCTAAAGTTAATTAAGCTAAAAGAGATCAATTGCACCTATTTAGGAAACTCGGTAATGAAAATTCAGTTTTAGTAGTCTATAAATATCAAAATTGCAAGTGAAGATACACGCATAaatacaaaatattcagcaaaagtCCACTCTTGTAAAGAGCTAACCATATCAACAAAACCGAATAATCTGCGAGCTACAAATGTAGAGCAGTACCACTAAGTCCCAGATAACAGCTGAAGATATAATAAAGGAAGAAAATTTCAACACGACAATGCCtaaggaagcagaagaatagagTTTCAACAAGGAAGGATCATGTTTTCTGATTTAGTCTATTAATCAACACTTGTTGTTCATATTTTCGAATTCTACACTATTGTAAAGTTAGTAGCTATTTCATATTTGATACAATTGATTTAGATCATTTCATCTACTTATGAGAATCAAGAATGCTATttcaaattttctttgatttcaaTGTTTAACAGGTCAACCAACTCTTAAACAGTGATAACAAATTCATCAGTCACTTGAAAGTTGAAGCAAAGAAGAAATCAGAGGATGAAGCAGAAGGAAGACAGAGAAAAAGGCAATCTGTTGGACATTACCTGTACTCCGTCATAAGTTATCAGAAGATGCGTTGAAACTCTTTGGCCTTTAGCTTCTGTCTGAAAATGTAGCTTTGACAAACacacaaatattatacaaataaaaAATCAAGGTAGCTAAATCGGAAGGAAAAGTGACCACTTTTCTTATCTGTTTATTTGCACTTTTAATATAGTCTAGCTTGTCGTTGTCCATGTATAGCCCGTCGCACAATGACATAGTTTGTATAACATAAACTTTAAAGTATTTACTGATGCTCAGTAATAAATACTTCAACTAAGGAAAAAAACTTATTTATCAATATTTTAGTGGTAAGAATTGTGTTTAAACACTGTCAAAGATTTTTATAACTGaactaaaattaaaaatatgTAAATGATACATGTGTAATTCTTTTGTTAAATAGTAAGAATAGACATCAGTAGTGTAAAATAGAACACTATGTGATAAACGTAGTAAAATTTTGGAAACGTACATGCATCCTAATTATAAGATATCGCTACACAATATCTAGAGGCCGCTCCAATATCCAAAAAGTAATACCAATTGCCGTCTCAAACATAGACACACACTATCGACAACTATTTACGCAAAAAAATGTGGAACACTTTGTTAAGGCGGCCAACTATCTAAACCTTGTTAAAAGATCAGTACGATCTGTCAAAATGTCTTTGTACATCGCATACCATCTGAGCGGACATCATTGGCTCGACAAACTGTACAAATAAAATATTCATTTTGAGAAAATTAGTAGATGGTAAAATATGGTATTTGAATTTCTAACCTTGACTGTGGCTTTGGTAGAGTACTTGGTTCCCTTTTTCGTTTCTTAGTTCCTTTCACATCACTCAGGAGTATTGGCTCTTCTTCCATAGTTCCCTCGGCATCAGTCATAGATGTTGACTCTTCTGGTAGAAACATGGTTGGTTTTTCAGTGTATGATAAAAGGACCAGAGAACTTGCATTTTTGTCTGGTGTTCTGGATGATGACCTTTGTAGCTGAACTCTGAATAGTTTATCTGCAAGTTGTCGATTGATATGGGCAACAGGGAATAACTCGTTCTGCAAAGAGATAGTAAAAACAATGGATATGTCAAAGCTTACGTTTATGTGTTAAGCGTGAGAGCATTATATTAGCTTTGTTGGCTTATGTCAACTGTAGCATTGTATGTGTATGTACCTTAACAGTGATGATATCATATATTTGTTCAGCTCTCATTGACAACATTCTTTCGCCCAAGCCTTCAGACACTGTTGTTGTAGTTGTGCCAGTTTCGTCTGTTTTAGTTGAGGTACAATTGATGGCACACAATATCAAATACTGTCAATGCATCATCTTATTAGTAGCATTTGTTACCTTGGAATTAACATTCCTTGCAGCCTGTAGTTTATGCATTGAATCTCTCTTTTTATTTTGCTCCGAATAAAATGATTACATTCAGAACAACCTAGCAGATAAAATCGTTGAAAATGGTCAGGTAGCGAAATTTCTCCTTCGACGTAAAAAATTTCCGCCTGCAAaatataaatgataaaataagtcGTTAGCTTTATGTTTATAACATAATTAGTGGAACATGCTAACTCATCAATTGTTAATTGCATATAACTTTCAGCAATCAAATAATACAAAGTTGCATAGTTAGTAAAACCTCATGAGAAGTGTGTTGTGACAGTAAAATGTAAAAATTAGTTAACTAATTTTATGTAAAACTAAGTTGAAAACTATTCTGCTTGATATTAGAATAGATTTCTTTGAATCAACGGCCTCTTTCACAAATATTAACATGACATAGGATACAAATAGGATGTGATATAgtgaccaaacttttaaaaaaatatttcagaATAAATTTAATTGTGAAGCGAACAATATATAACTTTAATGTAAGAGTTTATTCTAGAAGTTTATACTCTAATATTATTTAAACTATATTATTACTGAGACAACACGAACAGTAGAATATTAGAATATATTGAACAGTTATCCACATTATATAAAACATACGCAATTGCGTAGTGCAGTGTGGCAGTTTTTGGTATTTTCTTGAACTCACAGTGGAGGTTTGCATAGCGATAGTTGAAACAGATAATATTTCATCGTCAACAACTACAAGATTAAGTGATGAAGCTGATTCCGTTGAACTCTTCATTGTGTATTCGATTAGCATTTGTTTATTCTCATTTGCCCTGTAATTCGCACGGGAAATCTCAGACAATTGCTTTTTCACAGAAGTAACAATAGTTAAATAATGAATGATATGGTACATTTTAAGCACAATTTGTATTGTACCAATTCCGTAATTCAGTTGCTTGCACATACAGGGGATTGATTAAGTCGAGTTGTATCTTGTTGCCAAACGGAAAACTGTGTATGCAAATTTTGTTAATAAATAACAGGGAAGCATTATCCATGTGTAGAAACAGGAATTTCATAAGCTTGCCACCATGGTATTTTTTGGTAGCTATATGTATCGCGACAATAACAGGGTATTCTTGTAGTTGCCTTACTTGTCTCAGTAACTCAGTTCCTTCATTGCTTGCCAAGTCTTCCCATATAGTGAAGAAAAGAGGTTTCTTCCTGTTATATTTATAAGTGTCAGCTAGAGATTTTATTATGTAATAGAAGATTAAATGACTCACTTGTTGTCCATAACTATGGCCTCTTGAAATCTCTTAGTCTGATCAGCGGTGTATTGCATTACCCCACAGTTTGCCACCATAGCTAATAGATCTATTGTTATAAACAGAAAATAAATATTTGCATTCACCATGAGTTCCAAGCAATTAAGTTGTTATAAGGCATAGGGCAACACCGCAAGGCTGTTGTTCAAGATCGAGGAACGAAAATGTACTCAGTCTCGACGGAGGAGGTAACAGTGCCTCATTTTTATTATTCTTTGGAATAGACTCCACAATAGTGAATCTGTCGACGACCCATTCAAACTGGTTGATATGTAGTGAATAAGGCTGCGTATTTCTAACTTTTGCAGTTGAAATGAGATACGTCTCAAAAAGTTTGAACAAGTTATCACATCGTCTAATGTCGTCACCATAGAGTATTACACCAATTTGTTCCTCCTACAATGTTATTAAGAACAATAATGCAGTAATTATTGGAAGAGTACAAGTGAGAAGATGTTATGTTACAATTATAGTTGTAACCTGACTTACGTTTTCATCCTGGACAATTATTGTCTGAAAACGAACTCGCTGATCTCTGCTGTCTCGCGGCCGAAATTTGTCTACAGTCTGGACTTTGCAAGTCCATTCTGTAGTTAGTGGTATGATTTCACTGATACTAAGTCTTTGTTCTATTTTATCAATATAACCTGCATATTGATATCCGTAAAATTGCAAGAACAAACTATCCCACATTACAAATATGAGGCagcaaataaagaaaacaaaaaagaagtaGATATAAAATTCATGAGAGAAATTCAATATTAATTACAACCCAGTTGGAGAAAGACTGTTATTCCATGAAATACATTGCAAGTATGAGTACAAAGAAAGCTTCCACTCTGATGGGGATTTCATTTTAGCAGGGAAACTATTTCTACCTTGTACTTGTAAATTTTTTAAAAGTTATTTCCGCTCTGCTCTAGTTCTGTATCACTTACTCGTATAACATTTGAATATATTCATACTCCACTTGCACATTGGGATAGTTGCAAGCAAAGACACATTATATGCTTTTACACAATGAGCTCAGAATTCGCATTTtctgataaaaaaaaaaagacaatgaGCTCAGGATGACCTCCAAATCATTTTTCGTCAATGAACATAAATCTCAGCTTTCTACCTGCTCTTTTCATAAACTAAACAAAACTTAGCTTGGTAGAGAAATCCCAGAGCAAGCATATCAATACCCTTTCTTCTTCATACATAAGAAAAACTTAATATTTAAATTATCCATCAAAAAAGTTTGCATACCAGTATGTTCAACATTgctattttaaacttttataacATTGaagaattttgtcaaacacctaaacAACAAAAATCATTGATACTCAATAAAAATACAGATAAAGATGAATGAAAGAGATGTTTGAAGTGATACCCACCATAAAATAAGATCGATGGAAGAAAACACAATTCAAACTTAAGATCAAGAGGAGATAGACAACAGATGTTTTGGAGATGGCATTGGAGACGTGTTAATTCTCCCAGAAGTGTTAGATTGAGATGAAAAACCAAGACATAACCCTGGTTAAAGAGAATGAAGCCACTAAGCATACACTCGGCAATATATACAGGAACCTCAAATAAGCATAAACATGAGAAACAACAAATTTGACACTTTTAACATCTCCAATAACTTATACAGTGTAACAAAGAAGAGAATTAGCAAACTTAATGTTTACCGTGTGAGAGATTAAGATGAATCAAATAGATGGTAGAATAGATACCCACAGAAAAAATACAATTGACGGAAGGAAACACACTGAAGTGCAAATTT of Nicotiana tomentosiformis chromosome 7, ASM39032v3, whole genome shotgun sequence contains these proteins:
- the LOC108944190 gene encoding uncharacterized protein isoform X1 — translated: MVNANIYFLFITIDLLAMVANCGVMQYTADQTKRFQEAIVMDNKKKPLFFTIWEDLASNEGTELLRQVRQLQEYPVIVAIHIATKKYHGGKLMKFLFLHMDNASLLFINKICIHSFPFGNKIQLDLINPLYVQATELRNWANENKQMLIEYTMKSSTESASSLNLVVVDDEILSVSTIAMQTSTAEIFYVEGEISLPDHFQRFYLLGCSECNHFIRSKIKREIQCINYRLQGMLIPR
- the LOC108944190 gene encoding uncharacterized protein isoform X2 — its product is MVNANIYFLFITIDLLAMVANCGVMQYTADQTKRFQEAIVMDNKKKPLFFTIWEDLASNEGTELLRQVRQLQEYPVIVAIHIATKKYHGGKLMKFLFLHMDNASLLFINKICIHSFPFGNKIQLDLINPLYVQATELRNWANENKQMLIEYTMKSSTESASSLNLVVVDDEILSVSTIAMQTSTVVLNVIILFGAK
- the LOC108944190 gene encoding uncharacterized protein isoform X3, with the translated sequence MLSMRAEQIYDIITVKNELFPVAHINRQLADKLFRVQLQRSSSRTPDKNASSLVLLSYTEKPTMFLPEESTSMTDAEGTMEEEPILLSDVKGTKKRKREPSTLPKPQSSLSSQ